A genome region from Cutaneotrichosporon cavernicola HIS019 DNA, chromosome: 5 includes the following:
- a CDS encoding uncharacterized protein (Endonuclease/Exonuclease/phosphatase family), translated as MVVLQSDPDAPQLFVSASDMTAHPHDIHVATVNVRFDGMRHDPIPIPKHGAVNPKKPGFWGEKSDLARKNPYREQPWAVRRSRLVDALLSTGELDIIGFQEVYVSQLKDLAVLLGARFAHVGVGRDDGKEAGEYSPIFYDKQRFERVKWKTMWLSSWPEKPGSVGWDASQTRIATFLSLKDKFGGHLVHAVCTHYDDQGLVARAKSSLLIRTAIREWVEAVELETNVVGKKPKAPVLLFGDFNSPPDEDGYKNITSFGPLKAPSFTFLDAYTHLAARRPGYDAQSRPYGPHKTWTGFTAPGLTDTQRIDLVMAAADEDAKKGTDVARGGWVFTQYACLDNWVEEGDADGWQGRWSDHRAVKATLALRSEKCSEGYDDEPAPVPHVELR; from the exons ATGGTCGTACTTCAGTCCGACCCCGACGCTCCCCAGCTCTTCGTCTCCGCGTCCGACATGACAGCCCACCCGCACGACATCCACGTCGCGACCGTCAACGTCCGCTTCGACGGGATGAGGCACGACCCCATCCCGATCCCCAAGCACGGCGCGGTCAACCCCAAGAAACCGGGTTTCTGGGGCGAGAAGTCTGACTTAGCCCGCAAGAATCCCTATCGCGAGCAGCCGTGGGCTGTGCGGCGCAGCCGCCTAGTCGACGCGTTGTTGAGTaccggcgagctcgacatcATCGGCTTCCAG gaAGTCTACGTCtcgcagctcaaggacctcgcTGTATTGCTGGGTGCGCGGTTCGCACACGTCGGCGTGGGACGCGAtgacggcaaggaggccggcgagTACTCACCCATCTTCTACGACAA gcaGCGCTTCGAGCGTGTCAAGTGGAAGACGATGTGGCTGAGTTCGTGGCCCGAGAAACCAGGGTCGGTGGGCTGGGATGCG AGCCAGACGCGCATCGCAACGTTCCTATCGCTCAAGGATAAGTTCGGCGGCCACCTCGTACACGCAGTGTGCACTCATTACGACGACCAAGGCCTAGTCGCACGCGCGAAGAGCAgcctcctcatccgcaCCGCCATCCGGGAGTGGGTCGAGGCTGTAGAACTGGAGACCAACGTGGTAGGGAAGAAACCCAAGGCGCCCGTCCTACTGTTTGGTGACTTCAACTCACCccccgacgaggacggctACAAGAACATCACGTCATTTGGGCCCCTTAAGGCGCCGAGCTTCACTTTCCTTGACGCGTACACCCATCTGGCAGCACGGAGGCCGGGATACGACGCACAGAGCCGCCCGTACGGCCCGCACAAGACGTGGACTGGTTTCACGGCGCCGGGCCTCACGGACACCCAGCGTATCGACCTCGTCATGGCTGCAgcggacgaggatgcgAAGAAGGGCACAGACGTTGCGCGCGGCGGATGGGTGTTTACCCAATATGCGTGTCTGGATAATtgggtcgaggagggggacGCGGACGGGTGGCAGGGACGGTGGAGTGACCACCGCGCTGTGAAGGCTACGCTTGCGCTGCGCAGTGAGAAGTGTTCTGAGGGTtatgacgacgagcccgCACCGGTACCCCACGTAGAACTGCGCTAG
- a CDS encoding uncharacterized protein (ABC transporter transmembrane region): protein MAFAQAQGIVQAAKVAYMGRGYMTAFKESRPKPHPAPFILRHTLFLLPLLAVISAVALLLSYGIPWVYKRYKRRQGVFLEGQEGEEVEIEVVPPVMPSQGLWSDLRAHVRALMTEGAFIALLDFVRTICLCVLVGLSILAAIQAEPPPKEGKNESYAEIMKKKKKKGKKRKDKPILDEFSALEWAEFGVSFFYLYNLLFSFLLLTLRRTKLRRKLTNHVDLLLILAFALYAYRDIWPSLTYYLSPSDVNNWVTWTRIGILGFAGVMIPLIRPRTYVPVDPLKPTPPELIHPEQTAPPLFFVFYEFMTGLVLKAWGTSSLPYDDFHPLADYDRAEYLYGQHMKTLDPVKRREQGLPQRHLFFNLAYVFRSTLFWASMMCVVAAIAEIMPAYAIKNVLTYLETDGENARIRPILWVLLLFLAPLMSSLAIQYYIFMMTRFLVRGEAILTQLLFDQALRLRMKDSVGSEEEKLDGEASGISVDTPDESQILDPTVQAAHGNSAAKAETEPVAEAKASHSQGIVGRINVLMAQDVESVVEGRDIPLVIVYIPIQVALCLYLLYEVLSYSALFGVAAMILTLPLPGWFTALATRVQTGKMEATDARVDAVTEAVGALRIIKMFGWEEKIKARIAVKREAELKLTWKRRVLNLLLEMVNILLPVMVMVAAFAGYTLVEKKHLTSSTVYTSMAVFELLKGQMMMGFYMISEWITSAVSLQRLNKFLNESEMIDAYSQGNQVVVNTPEKIEAEKDGLIRVKDAVFAWGTDSPDKNVINFRLRVPDVTFWKGKINLVCGPTGSGKSSFLAALIGELHFEPENDTAFFHLPREGGVSFAAQESWCTSTSIKENILFGKPYDRALYRKVLHDCALETDLKLFDDGDETEIGEKGITLSGGQKARVTLARAIYSGSAIVLLDDIFAALDTLTSRFILDNLFKGDLVKDRTIVLVTHHTHLAGPVADYMVMLDADGSVAHAGPIDASMISAVPSEVDLTSAGQTSEVDEDTTVVPTPDDLEEAEEENGNGHAKKPSKLIKDEEKSEGRISRRALMSFFGTFGGPSFWIIYFALLFGGQALASFQTWWLGRWAKAYEQVPDPDWVSVPFWLGLYVVWVVLSVLGFAVSAIIYYIGAMKASRAIHQKLVDHIFGACMRFIDTTPVGRIISRFTKDMRSVDGPFTELAVGVFDITMGLIIKLATIVVMVPFFSIPAIIMGVLGGFIGEMYIHAQLSVKREMSNAKSPLFSHLASSVSGIVSIRAYGAQEQIKNQTREKADKYTRTATAFYNLNRWVTVRIDMLGGLFSMTLAIFLVYVVHLGPDTSGFVLMQAISFAGTILWWVRMLNDMEVQGNSVERIEDYLSIDQEPKYQSHLATPAAWPSSGEIVFEGLSAKYSEDGPTVLDNLTFTVKSGEKVGIVGRTGSGKSTLALALLRMLPTTGTVLIDGKETDKINLHDLRSNVTIIPQDPILLSGTLRFNLDPFGERQDAELNDALDRSGLRAVARAPSGGATPMRITLDTQIAAGGSNLSQGQRQLVALARALVRRSKVLILDEATASVDFATDAVIQKSIRDLPSDTTVLTVAHRLATVMDYDKILVLGAGKVLEFDSPSALKEDKDSYFAKLVQAMKS from the exons ATGGCGTTCGCACAAGCTCAAGGCATCGTGCAGGCCGCCAAGGTGGCATACATGGGCAGAGGCTACATGACTGCGTTCAAGGAATCCCGCCCAAAGCCACA TCCCGCTCCCTTCATTCTGAGGCATAcactcttcctcctccctctaCTCGCCGTCATCTCAGCCGtcgctcttcttctctcCTATGGTATCCCTTGGGTCTATAAGCGCTATAAACGCCGCCAGGGCGTCTTCCTCGAAGGCCAGGAGGGcgaagaggtcgagatcgaggtgGTCCCACCCGTCATGCCCTCTCAAGGGCTGTGGTCCGACCTCCGTGCTCACGTCCGCGCTCTCATGACCGAGGGTGCATTTATCGCGTTACTCGATTTTGTGCGCACGATCTGCCTCTGCGTGCTTGTCGGTCTCAGCATCCTCGCTGCTATCCAGGCAGAACCACCACCCAAGGAGGGGAAGAATGAGAGCTATGCCGAAATcatgaagaagaagaagaagaagggcaagaagaggaaggacAAGCcgatcctcgacgagttctCAGCACTCGAGTGGGCAGAGTTCGGCGTCAGCTTCTTCTAC CTCTacaacctcctcttcaGCTTCCTACTCCTCACGCTACGCCGCACCAAGCTCCGCAGAAAACTCACGAACCATGTCGATctgctcctcatcctcgcgtTCGCTCTGTACGCGTACCGCGACATCTGGCCGTCGCTCACATACTACCTCTCGCCGTCGGACGTGAACAACTGGGTGACTTGGACGCGTATTGGCATCCTCGGATTTGCTGGTGTCATGATCCCCCTCATCCGCCCGCGCACTTATGTCCCAGTCGACCCCCTCAAGCCGACTCCGCCAGAGCTGATCCATCCCGAACAAACGGCGCCGCCTCTCTTCTTCGTCTTCTACGAATTCATGACCGGCCTGGTCCTCAAGGCGTGGGGCacttcctcccttccttATGATGACTTCCACCCGTTAGCCGACTACGACCGTGCTGAGTACTTGTACGGTCAGCACATGAAGACACTCGACCCCGtcaagcgccgcgagcaGGGGCTGCCTCAGCGCCACCTGTTTTTCAACCTAGCGTACGTGTTCAGGTCCACCCTTTTCTGGGCGAGCATGATgtgcgtcgtcgctgcgATCGCCGAGATTATGCCGGCGTACGCGATCAAGAACGTCCTCACCTACCTCGAAACGGACGGCGAAAATGCTCGTATCCGGCCCATCCTCTGGGTCTTactcctcttcctcgccccgCTCATGTCGTCTCTCGCCATCCAATACTACATTTTCATGATGACTCGTTTCCTCGTCCGCGGCGAGGCTATCCTGACCCAGCTGCTCTTTGACCAGgctctccgcctccgcatGAAGGACAGcgtcggcagcgaggaagagaagcTTGATGGCGAGGCTTCGGGCATCTCGGTCGACACCCCCGACGAATCGCAGATTCTGGACCCCACGGTCCAGGCTGCGCACGGCAACTCAGCTGCAAAAGCGGAAACCGAGCCTGTCGCCGAAGCTAAGGCGTCCCACAGCCAGGGCATCGTTGGGCGAATCAATGTCCTCATGGCCCAAGACGTGGAATCTGTCGTCGAGGGGCGTGACATCCCTCTGGTCATTGTTTACATCCCAATCCAGGTCGCGCTTTGCCTCTACCTGCTTTATGAGGTTCTCAGCTACA GCGCGCTTTTCGGTGTTGCTGCCATGATCCTTACGCTCCCCCTGCCCGGCTGGTTcaccgcgctcgcgacAAGGGTACAGACGGGCAAGATGGAAGCCACCGACGCCCGTGTCGATGCGGTCACTGAGGCGGTTGGCGCCCTGCGCATTATCAAGATGTTCGGttgggaggagaagatcaAGGCGCGCATTGCTGTCAAGCGCGaagccgagctcaagctcacgTGGAAGCGCCGTGTGCTGAATCT CCTGCTCGAGATGGTCAACATCCTGCTCCCCGTAATGGTAATGGTTGCGGCGTTCGCCGGGTACACTctcgtcgagaagaagcaCCTCACTTCGTCCACCGTCTACACCTCAATGGCAGTGTTCGAGCTCCTAAAGGGTCAAATGATGATGGGGTTCTACATGATCTCTGAGTGGATCACCTCTGCTGTCTCACTCCAACGCCTGAACAAGTTCTTGAACGAGAGCGAAATGATCGACGCGTACTCACAGGGCAACcaagtcgtcgtcaacaCGCCGGAGAAGATCGAAGCCGAGAAGGACGGCTTGATTCGTGTTAAGGACGCTGTGTTTGCGTGGGGAACGGACTCTCCCGACAAGAACGTTATCAACTTCCGCCTCAGGGTCCCAGATGTGACGTTCTGGAAGGGCAAGATCAACCTTGTCTGCGGTCCTACCGGCAGCGGCAAGAGCTCTTTCCTTGCGGCTCTCATCGGCGAGCTTCATTTTGAGCCTGAGAACGACACCGCGTTCTTCCACCTGCCTCGCGAGGGTGGTGTGTCCTTTGCCGCGCAGGAGAGCTGGTGCACGTCCACTTCCATCAAGGAGAACATCCTGTTCGGCAAGCCATACGACCGCGCACTCTACCGCAAGGTGTTGCACGACTGCGCGCTGGAGACGGATCTCAAGCTCTttgacgacggcgacgagacTGAGATCGGCGAGAAGGGTATCACCCTCAGTGGCGGACAGAAGGCTCGTGTCACACTGGCACGCGCAATCTACTCTGGTTCCGCCATTgtgctcctcgacgacataTTTGCTGCTCTCGACACTCTCACGTCGCGcttcatcctcgacaacctctTCAAaggcgacctcgtcaaggaccGCACCATCGTGCTCGTGACGCACCACACGCACCTCGCTGGGCCTGTCGCCGACTACATGGTGATGCTGGACGCGGATGGCAGTGTCGCGCATGCCGGGCCCATTGACGCCTCGATGATCTCCGCAGTCCCATCCGAGGTTGACCTCACCAGCGCGGGCCAGACGTCCGAGGTGGACGAAGACACGACTGTGGTACCGACTcccgacgacctcgaagaggctgaggaggagaacggAAACGGTCACGCGAAGAAGCCTTccaagctcatcaaggacgaggagaagtcGGAAGGCCGCATCTCGCGCCGGGCACTCATGTCGTTCTTCGGCACGTTCGGCGGGCCGTCCTTCTGGATCATCTACTTTGCTCTGCTCTTCGGCGGCCAggccttggcgtccttcCAGACGTGGTGGCTTGGCCGCTGGGCGAAGGCGTACGAACAGGTCCCTGACCCCGACTGGGTATCAGTTCCCTTCTGGCTTGGCCTCTACGTGGTGTGGGTCGTGCTCAGTGTTCTGGGTTTCGCGGTATCCGCAATCATCTACTACATTGGCGCGATGaaggcgtcgcgcgcgatTCACCAGAAGCTGGTCGACCACATTTTTGGTGCATGCATGCGCTTCATCGACACGACACCGGTGGGCCGCATCATCTCGCGCTTCACCAAGGACATGAGGTCGGTTGATGGTCCATtcaccgagctcgctgTTGGGGTGTTCGATATCACCATGGGCCTGATCATCAAACTGGCCACCATTGTCGTTATGGTCCCCTTCTTCAGCATCCCGGCCATCATCATGGGCGTGCTCGGCGGATTTATCGGCGAGATGTACATCCACGCACAACTCAGCGTCAAGCGTGAGATGTCGAACGCCAAGAGCCCACTGTTCTCGCATCTGGCCTCATCAGTTTCTGGCATCGTCTCCATTCGTGCGTACGGCGCTCAGGAGCAAATCAAGAACCAGACGCGTGAGAAGGCCGACAAGTACACGCGCACGGCCACTGCATTCTACAACCTGAACCGCTGGGTGACTGTGCGGATCGACATGCTCGGCGGTCTGTTCTCCATGACGCtcgccatcttcctcgtctACGTCGTCCACCTGGGCCCCGATACCTCTGGCTTTGTCCTCATGCAGGCCATTTCGTTCGCAGGCACCATCCTCTGGTGGGTTCGGATGCTCAACGACATGGAGGTGCAGGGCAACTCGGTCGAACGCATCGAAGACTACCTCTCCATTGACCAGGAGCCGAAATACCAGAGCCATCTTGCGAcgcccgccgcctggcCGTCGTCTGGCGAGATCGTGTTTGAGGGTCTGAGTGCCAAGTACTCCGAGGATGGCCCGACCGTGCTTGACAATCTCACGTTCACCGTCAAGAGCGGCGAGAAGGTCGGCATTGTGGGACGAACTGGCAGCGGCAAGTCCACCCTtgctctcgctctcctccgcaTGCTCCCGACCACAGGTACGGTTCTAATCGATGGCAAGGAGACGGACAAAATCAATCTGCACGACTTGCGCTCGAACGTGACAATCATCCCGCAAGACCCAATCCTGCTCTCGGGCACTCTGCGTTTCAATCTCGATCCGTTTGGCGAGCGGCAGGACGCGGAGCTGAACGACGCACTTGACCGCTCAGGCCTTCGTGCGGTGGCACGTGCTCCTTCCGGCGGAGCCACTCCGATGCGCATCACGCTGGACACGCAGATTGCCGCTGGCGGCTCGAACCTCTCGCAGGGGCAGCGGCAGCTCGTGGCGCTCGCACGCGCACTTGTGCGCCGGAGCAAGGTGCTGATTCTGGACGAGGCGACTGCGTCTGTTGATTTCGCGACCGACGCGGTCATCCAGAAGTCGATCCGTGACCTGCCGTCGGACACGACGGTGCTGACGGTGGCGCATCGCCTGGCGACTGTAATGGACTACGACAAGATTTTGGTCCTTGGTGCGGGCAAAGTGCTTGAGTTTGACTCGCCTAGCGCTctcaaggaggacaaggactCGTACTTTGCCAAGTTGGTGCAGGCGATGAAGAGCTAG
- the srs2 gene encoding uncharacterized protein (ATP-dependent DNA helicase): MRKRLQALLGPTEAAQLVLGTFHATCARYLRRYGALIGLDNNFAIADADDCKKIMARLLKERKDELVAVRMSLKEGVVLSEISKAKAKGETPDGMAVRAAQDNVETSTLTVIAELYGEYEAALREAGSLDFDDLLLFGLRLFREQPGILESCTHILVDEFQYELMKCFAKAHGGVSVVGDPDQSIYGWRSAEIENLSKMTKDFKDVEAIYLEENYRSTGAILDASHSIVSQDKARIAKSLYTSHPKSTAVTLKMLATPVVEASFIATEIKRLVAFSGGVLNYDDFAILLRYNALSRVLESALQKEGIPNRIIGGHKFFERMEIKDLLAYLQLADNPNFTPAFMRVVNTPRRGMGDKSVADLVAAARKKRVPPMALCEDIIDGEKLPAGIKPSMKKNLASFVGVVRKLRRAALKGTPVDDLIRIAIEKLLYEEYLRSSQQDFDQRWENVQELINYSVIVSEEFDKQGEAEDGVAQAEGFVSAKKMPLVGDATSLSLDAAASLHPMFRDGERSSRSRSTSLVPKNNQRRSGRARVKVEDDIIEVLSSDEDLDEPSPQPTRATVVDGDTMTPLRFFLQKSMLSTDTEANEEDEKVPRVTISTVHAAKGLEWPVVFIPAVEQDTFPSYRCIEEHEIAEERRLLYVAMTRAQLFLTLTRSQYRMAGGEDKERQLSEFVAASIRDDPHVFTSTLPEVDGDIRKQIGQMLGRAAPDEETTKEMIMKHVRAAPPLSTWDVPAPGKKGYGMYGSRRETGVGRASDYWKSDADDYALPPMGSEASGGRVSFFSSAKSMAQWQAPAAPKPPVQRLESSNKNLPSGPLPFSFGGQHTARPDATLSSFASAGSSSLAAMKALGLPDDSPIGTTPGSGESSVPLARGTKRLGMGRPAPWGSKKAKQ, translated from the exons ATGCGGAAACGGCTCCAAGCACTCCTTGGGCCGACCGAGGCGGCACAGCTAGTCCTTG GCACATTCCACGCGACATGTGCAAGATACCTCCGGCGGTACGGTGCTCTCATCGGTTTAGACAATAACTTTgccatcgccgacgccgacgactg caagAAGATAATGGCGAGATTACtgaaggagaggaaggacgAGTTGGTGGCTGTACGGATGAgcctcaaggagggcgtggTGCTCAGCGAGATctccaaggccaaggctaAGGGCGAGACGCCCGACGGCATGGCGGTCCGCGCTGCCCAGGACAACGTTGAGACGAGCACGCTCACAGTCATCGCGGAGCTGTATGGCGAGTACGAGGCCGCACTACGGGAAGCCGGTTCTCTCGACTTTGATgacctccttctcttcgGCCTACGGCTGTTTCGCGAGCAGCCTGGTATCCTCGAGTCTTGCACCCATATCCTCGTGGACGAGTTTCAA TACGAGCTCATGAAGTGCTTCGCCAAGGCCCACGGTGGCGTCAGTGTCGTTGGCGACCCAGATCAATCAATCTATGGGTGGCGTTCTGCTG AAATCGAGAACCTCAGCAAGATGACTAAGGACTTTaaggacgtcgaggccatctATCTCGAGGAGAACTACCGTTCAACTGGTGCTATCCTCGACGCCTCTCATTCTATCGTCTCGCAAG ACAAGGCTCGAATCGCCAAGAGCTTGTACACATCTCATCCGAAGAGTACCGCTGTCACTCTCAAGATGTTGGCCACGcctgtcgtcgaggcgagTTTTATTGCGACAGAGATCAAGCGGCTGGTGGCGTTCTCTGGTGGCGTACTCAACTACGACGACTTTGCCATTCTAC TTCGCTATAATGCCCTCTCTCGTGTTCTCGAATCTGCTTTGCAGAAGGAAGGGATCCCGAACCGCATCATCGGCGGCCACAAGTTCTTCGAGCGCATGGAGATCAAGGATCTGCTTGCCTAcctccagctcgcggaCAATCCTAACTTCACA CCTGCCTTCATGCGAGTCGTCAATACCCCGCGACGTGGTATGGGAGACAAA TCTGTCGCggatctcgtcgccgcggcgaggaagaagcgcgTCCCGCCCATGGCTTTGTGTGAGGACAtcatcgacggcgagaagcTCCCTGCTGGCATCAAACCCTCGATGAAGAAGAACCTCGCTTCGTTCGTCGGTGTAGTGCGCAAACTTCGGCGAGCGGCTCTGAAG GGAACAcccgtcgacgacctcatTCGCATCGCCATCGAGAAGCTGCTGTATGAGGAGTACCTCCGATCTTCCCAGCAGGACTTCGACCAACGATGGGAGAACGTCCAAGAATTA ATCAACTACAGTGTCATCGTGTCGGAGGAATTCGACAAGCAaggggaggcggaggacggAGTAGCGCAAGCGGAAGGCTTCGTCTCCGCGAAAAAAATGCCACTCGTTGGCGACGCAACGTCTTTGTCGCTAGACGCTGCGGCCTCATTACATCCCATGTTTCGTGATGGAGAgcgctcgtcaaggagtCGCTCAACCTCTCTCGTACCCAAGAACAACCAACGAAGGTcgggccgagcgcgagtcaAGGTTGAGGACGACATCATTGAGGTTCTGTCAAGTGATGAGGATCTCGACGAGCCCAGTCCGCAACCAACTAGGGCGACGGTCGTGGACGGCGACAC catGACGCCATTGCGATTCTTCCTTCAGAAATCAATGTTGTCAACGGACACAGAGGCgaatgaggaggacgagaaggtCCCC AGAGTCACCATCTCCACGGTTCATGCCGCGAAGGGCCTTGAATGGCCTGTTGTCTTCATCCCAGCTG TCGAGCAGGACACTTTCCCGTCTTACCGCTGCATTGAGGAGCATGAGAttgccgaggagcggcgTCTGCTCTATGTCGCCATGACCCGTGCCCAACTCTTCCTC ACCTTGACTCGCTCGCAATACCGCAtggccggcggcgaggacaaggagcgcCAGCTAAGCGAGTTCGTTGCTGCGTCCATCCGCGACGACCCA CACGTCTTCACCAGTACTCTCCCCGAAGTCGATGGCGATATCAGGAAGCAGATAGGCCAGATGCTCGGGCGCGCGGCTCCCGACGAAGAGACGACCAAGGAGATGATCATGAAGCATGTCCGAGCGGCTCCGCCATTGAGTACATGGGACGTGCCGGCACCAGGCAAGAAGGGATACGGGATGTACGGATCCCGAAGGGAAACAGGCGTGGGTCGCGCCTCCGACTACTGGAAATCAGACGCGGACGACTATGCCCTCCCCCCGATGGGGAGCGAAGCGTCTGGCGGCCGCGTCTCGTTTTTCTCGAGCGCGAAGAGCATGGCCCAGTGGCAAGCACCTGCGGCGCCCAAGCCACCTGTGCAGCGACTCGAGTCGTCCAACAAGAACCTCCCTTCTGGGCCGTTACCGTTTAGCTTTGGCGGCCAGCATACTGCGCGCCCCGACGCGACACTCAGCTCGTTCGCGTCCGCTGGGAGCTCGTCATTAGCAGCAATGAAGGCGCTTGGGTTACCCGACGACTCACCAATTGGAACTACGCCTGGGTCTGGAGAGTCAAGTGTCCCGCTCGCGCGTGGGACGAAACGGCTTGGCATGGGACGCCCTGCACCCTGGGGATCAAAGAAGGCGAAGCAGTAG
- a CDS encoding uncharacterized protein (Belongs to the mitochondrial carrier (TC 2.A.29) family) has protein sequence MRWFHTPATPDNPHPRHPTSAEYDRPSNPRGQSLAGYPGVSPVPGVVPEVDEPPLPHISPLSTLAAQLRGHPPSPLGQVSPEAAAAVARAAGQHLPGGEPRAEQIWAPLPEEEYDNLEEDYEGPLTWREKLQENQEIISTFIAGGLAGATSRTAVAPLERLKIILQVQSATPASGAGGQAYGAVWPSLVRMWKDEGFAGFMKGNGINVVRILPYSALQFTSYGMFKRWAQEWSGPDEPIAVPLRLASGAGAGIVAVSATYPLDLVRARLSIATANMASSSKHGFTSEDAKLGIAGMTKKVYRTEGGIRGLYRGAWATAVGVAPYVSLNFFGYESMKNIIMPPELEMGDTEFAARKLLCGGLAGAISLLFTHPFDVLRRKMQVSGLGGEKGLGAIGTLREMVSEGFWKGMYRGLVPNFVKIVPSMAVSFYTFDTVHDLLAEWANDEDDESYEA, from the exons ATGCGCTGGTTCCACACCCCCGCGACGCCCGACAACCCGCATCCGCGTCATCCCACCTCTGCGGAATATGACCGCCCCTCGAATCCTCGCGGCCAGAGCCTAGCAGGCTACCCGGGCGTCTCTCCAGTCCCCGGCGTCGTGCCAGAGGTCGATGAgccgcccctcccccacaTCTCGCCTCTCAGCACGCTCGCAGCCCAGCTCCGAGGCCATccaccctcgcccttggGACAAGTATCTCCCGAGGCAGCAGCGGCTGttgcccgcgccgccggccaGCACTTGCCCGGAGGAGAACCTCGGGCCGAGCAGATATGGGCACCACTCCCGGAGGAAGAGTACGACAATCTCGAAGAAGACTACGAAGGGCCGTTGACGTGGCGCGAGAAGTTGCAAGAGAACCAAGAGATCATTTCGACGTTTATTGCGGGCGGACTGGCAGGAGCTACGTCCCGCACGGCTGTTGCGCCTCTTGAACGCCTCAAGATCATTCTGCAGGTTCAATCGGCGACTCCAGCGTCGGGGGCGGGGGGACAGGCGTACGGCGCAGTCTGGCCAAGCTTGGTGCGCATGTGGAAGGACGAGGGCTTTGCGGGCTTCATGAAGGGAAATGGCATCAATGTCGTGCGG ATTCTGCCGTACTCGGCACTGCAGTTTACGTCGTACGGGATGTTCAAGAGATGGGCGCAGGAGTGGAGTGGGCCTGACGAACCGATCGCAGTTCCACTGCGCTTGGCGtctggcgctggcgccggtATCGTCGCCGTGAGCGCGACGTACCCCCTCGATCTTGTGCGGGCGCGCCTGTCGATTGCAACTGCCAAcatggcgagctcgtccaaGCATGGGTTCACGAGCGAGGACGCCAAACTCGGTATTGCGGGGATGACGAAGAAGGTGTATCGCACTGAGGGTGGCATTCGGGGTCTCTA CCGCGGCGCATGGGCCACCGCCGTTGGCGTCGCGCCGTACGTCTCGCTCAACTTCTTCGGGTATGAATCGA TGAAAAACATCATCATGCCGCCTGAACTCGAGATGGGCGACACTGAGTTTGCAGCCCGCAAGCTCCTCTGTGGTGGCCTCGCCGGTGCCATCTCGCTCCTATTCACGCACCCTTTCGACGTGCTGCGCCGCAAAATGCAGGTCTCGGGCTTGGGCGGTGAGAAGGGTCTCGGCGCGATCGGGACGCTGCGGGAAATGGTGTCCGAGGGCTTCTGGAAGGGAATGTA ccgcgGTCTCGTGCCCAACTTTGTCAAGATTGTGCCGTCGATGGCCGTGTCTTTCTACACCTTTGACACAGTGCACGACCTCTTAGCAGAATGggccaacgacgaggacgacgagtcgtACGAGGCGTAA
- a CDS encoding uncharacterized protein (Plays an essential role in initiation of the G0 program by preventing the degradation of specific nutrient-regulated mRNAs via the 5'-3' mRNA decay pathway), which yields MNPHKMNKVDVSSMSAEDQKAFRMYGKVPQKSVLSKINKERKYFDSGDYMMSKAGVSPAQPLGTAIPTPEGLPHASPPSNGHLSSSPSGQPIPFPLGQSGQEALMNRRASAAVVGVGMQAPNEPMIIPGSHQRRGSESGARISPPGTLRECMPPSSYPIQHHTSFGSSPVKTSALARRVDEDIEI from the exons ATGAATCCCCACAAGATG AACAAGGTGGACGTCTCG TCCatgagcgccgaggaccaGAAAGCGTTCAGGATGTACGGCAAGGTTCCTCAGAAGAGCGTTCTAAGCAAGATCAACAAG GAACGCAAGTACTTCGATTCGGGCGACTACATGATGTCCAAGGCGGGTGTCTCACCTGCCCAGCCTCTGGGAACCGCCATCCCCACTCCGGAAGG CCTTCCTCACGCCTCGCCTCCCTCGAACGGACACCTCTCGTCCTCTCCATCAGGCCAGCCGATCCCTTTCCCTCTCGGTCAAAGTGGCCAGGAGGCTCTCATGAACCGCCGCGCGTCGGCcgctgtcgtcggcgtcggcatGCAGGCCCCTAACGAACCCATGATCATCCCCGGTTCACACCAACGGCGAGGCTCCGAGAG CGGTGCTCGTATCTCTCCGCCTGGGACGTTGCGCGAGTGCATGCCTCCGTCGTCCTACCCAATCCAGCACCACACGTCCTTCGGTTCGTCGCCAGTCAAGACCAGCGCTcttgcgcgccgcgtcgacgaggacatcGAGATCTAA